Proteins from a single region of Ziziphus jujuba cultivar Dongzao chromosome 1, ASM3175591v1:
- the LOC107406340 gene encoding uncharacterized protein LOC107406340 isoform X2 — protein sequence MDPWPRTTSIQINLGYAPLSSTTDSFYAHPTANGITSINENIRRSDHIDREITQREAEIHKIQKEIIDLELASRRTVEAQVRREILLEGELKMQRSEPLKFPSSSSSSSSTLMHHHCYGGYDQGRLLDETMPSQSLYDSGASNRFSYKRFSEAAVNEVEPPFQRLRNFDGRSSAIAPGIAGLPSSASSGRLLVLPKVFHPNLSGTKRKETEAAMAEPMMLPFVNKKNKKLQSQHKEWSCTLCQVRATSEQGLRDHLRGKKHKAKMAKKMKGKKTTPRKFKGIRNQTNKQLQGC from the exons ATGGATCCCTGGCCTCGAACAACAAGCATCCAAATCAATTTGGGATATGCCCCACTTTCATCCACTACTGACTCCTTCTATGCTCATCCAACAGCAAACG GTATTACCAGTATTAATGAAAACATTAGAAGGAGTGATCACATTGACAGAGAAATAACTCAGCGCGAAGCAGAGATACATAAAATTCAGAAAGAAATCATAGACTTGGAACTTGCAAGTAGGCGTACAGTCGAAGCACAAGTTAGAAGAGAAATTCTATTGGAAGGAGAGCTTAAAATGCAAAGGTCAGAACCATTAAaatttccatcatcatcatcatcatcatcatccacgTTGATGCATCATCATTGCTATGGTGGATATGATCAGGGGAGACTGCTTGATGAAACCATGCCCTCTCAGTCTCTTTATGATTCTGGAGCCTCTAATAGATTCTCATACAAGAGATTCTCAGAAGCAGCGGTGAATGAGGTTGAACCGCCATTTCAACGCCTTAGAAATTTTGATGGTAGATCATCAGCTATTGCTCCTGGTATTGCAGGACTTCCCTCATCAGCTAGTTCAGGGAGGTTGTTGGTTCTG CCTAAAGTCTTTCATCCCAATCTGTCTGGAACAAAGAGGAAAGAAACAGAAGCAGCAATGGCGGAACCTATGATGCTTCCTTTTgtcaataaaaagaataaaaaattgcaaTCCCAGCACAAGGAATGGAGTTGCACTCTGTGTCAAGTGAGGGCTACTAGTGAACAAGGTTTGAGAGATcatttgaggggaaaaaaacacAAGGCAAAAAtggcaaagaaaatgaaaggtaAGAAAACAACGCCCAGAAAATTCAAAGGGATTAGGAACCAAACAAACAAGCAGCTTCAAGGTTGTTAA
- the LOC107406340 gene encoding uncharacterized protein LOC107406340 isoform X1, with translation MYLTIMDPWPRTTSIQINLGYAPLSSTTDSFYAHPTANGITSINENIRRSDHIDREITQREAEIHKIQKEIIDLELASRRTVEAQVRREILLEGELKMQRSEPLKFPSSSSSSSSTLMHHHCYGGYDQGRLLDETMPSQSLYDSGASNRFSYKRFSEAAVNEVEPPFQRLRNFDGRSSAIAPGIAGLPSSASSGRLLVLPKVFHPNLSGTKRKETEAAMAEPMMLPFVNKKNKKLQSQHKEWSCTLCQVRATSEQGLRDHLRGKKHKAKMAKKMKGKKTTPRKFKGIRNQTNKQLQGC, from the exons ATGTACCT AACTATAATGGATCCCTGGCCTCGAACAACAAGCATCCAAATCAATTTGGGATATGCCCCACTTTCATCCACTACTGACTCCTTCTATGCTCATCCAACAGCAAACG GTATTACCAGTATTAATGAAAACATTAGAAGGAGTGATCACATTGACAGAGAAATAACTCAGCGCGAAGCAGAGATACATAAAATTCAGAAAGAAATCATAGACTTGGAACTTGCAAGTAGGCGTACAGTCGAAGCACAAGTTAGAAGAGAAATTCTATTGGAAGGAGAGCTTAAAATGCAAAGGTCAGAACCATTAAaatttccatcatcatcatcatcatcatcatccacgTTGATGCATCATCATTGCTATGGTGGATATGATCAGGGGAGACTGCTTGATGAAACCATGCCCTCTCAGTCTCTTTATGATTCTGGAGCCTCTAATAGATTCTCATACAAGAGATTCTCAGAAGCAGCGGTGAATGAGGTTGAACCGCCATTTCAACGCCTTAGAAATTTTGATGGTAGATCATCAGCTATTGCTCCTGGTATTGCAGGACTTCCCTCATCAGCTAGTTCAGGGAGGTTGTTGGTTCTG CCTAAAGTCTTTCATCCCAATCTGTCTGGAACAAAGAGGAAAGAAACAGAAGCAGCAATGGCGGAACCTATGATGCTTCCTTTTgtcaataaaaagaataaaaaattgcaaTCCCAGCACAAGGAATGGAGTTGCACTCTGTGTCAAGTGAGGGCTACTAGTGAACAAGGTTTGAGAGATcatttgaggggaaaaaaacacAAGGCAAAAAtggcaaagaaaatgaaaggtaAGAAAACAACGCCCAGAAAATTCAAAGGGATTAGGAACCAAACAAACAAGCAGCTTCAAGGTTGTTAA
- the LOC125423000 gene encoding probable protein phosphatase 2C 60, which translates to MGIYLSSPKTDKASEDGENGRLRYGLSSMQGWRATMEDAHAAYPDLDGSTSFFGVYDGHGGKAVAKFCAKYLHQQLLKHEAYLAGDIGTSAQKSFLRMDEMMRGQRGWRELAILGDKIDKVSGVIEGLIWSPKAGDVNNGEDKDHFNDWPSEEGPHSDFDGPNSGSTACVAIIRDNRLIVANAGDSRCVISRKGQAYNLSKDHKPDLENEKDRILKAGGFIQVGRVNGTLNLARAIGDVEFKQNKHLPVEKQIVTANPDITSVELCDDDEFLILACDGIWDCMSSQQLVDFVGEQIKRESKLSTVCERVFDRCVAPTAGGEGCDNMTMILIQFKRPVSADASVADQSLSSEQSSKVDKVSEWSSEIDKVSEHLSENDKTSEQSSKIDKTPEQSSKIDKTSGVTE; encoded by the exons ATGGGGATATATCTCAGTTCCCCGAAAACTGATAAGGCCTCAGAAGATGGAGAGAATGGAAGACTTCGATATGGATTGTCCTCGATGCAAGGGTGGCGCGCAACAATGGAAGATGCT CATGCTGCTTATCCAGATTTGGATGGTTCTACATCTTTTTTTGGTGTTTATGATGGCCATGGAG GTAAAGCTGTTGCAAAATTCTGTGCCAAGTATCTTCACCAACAGTTGCTCAAGCATGAAGCTTATTTAGCTGGAGATATAGGCACTTCTGCACAGAAATCGTTTCTCAG AATGGATGAGATGATGCGTGGACAAAGAGGGTGGAGAGAATTAGCAATATTGGGAGATAAAATCGACAAAGTTTCTGGTGTGATAGAAGGTTTGATATGGTCTCCTAAAGCTGGTGATGTTAATAATGGGGAAGACAAGGATCACTTTAATGATTGGCCTTCTGAAgag GGGCCTCACTCTGATTTTGATGGGCCAAATTCTGGAAGCACAGCCTGTGTTGCAATAATTCGAGACAATCGACTCATTGTAGCAAATGCGGGTGATTCTCGTTGTGTAATATCTCGAAAGGGTCAG GCCTATAATCTTTCTAAAGATCATAAGCCAGACCTTGAGAATGAGAAAGACAGAATTCTAAAAGCTGGTGGATTTATCCAGGTTGGACGGGTCAATGGAACTTTAAACTTGGCTAGAGCTATTG GAGATGTAGAATTCAAGCAGAATAAACATTTGCCTGTTGAAAAGCAGATTGTAACTGCCAATCCAGACATAACTAGT GTTGAGCTATGTGATGATGATGAGTTTCTCATTTTAGCTTGTGATGGAATATG GGATTGCATGTCAAGCCAACAACTTGTAGACTTTGTGGGAGAACAGATAAAGCGA GAAAGTAAACTCTCAACTGTTTGTGAGAGAGTATTTGACAGGTGCGTGGCACCAACTGCTGGTGGTGAGGGTTGTGACAATATGACAATGATCTTGATTCAATTTAAGAGACCCGTTAGTGCAGATGCTTCAGTGGCAGACCAGTCTTTGTCATCTGAACAATCGTCAAAGGTAGATAAAGTGTCTGAATGGTCATCAGAGATAGATAAAGTGTCTGAACACTTGTCGGAGAACGATAAAACATCCGAACAGTCATCAAAGATCGATAAAACTCCTGAACAGTCATCGAAGATCGATAAAACTTCGGGAGTGACTGAATAG
- the LOC107406528 gene encoding LOW QUALITY PROTEIN: shikimate O-hydroxycinnamoyltransferase (The sequence of the model RefSeq protein was modified relative to this genomic sequence to represent the inferred CDS: inserted 1 base in 1 codon): protein MVMINVKETTMVKPAEETPRRGIWLSNVDLVVSNMHTPTVYFYRPTGHGFFDSTILKEALSRTLVHFYPIAGRYRRNDSGRIEIHCNGEGVLFVEAETSSCIDDFGDFTPXLNLRKLIPTVNYSAGINSFPFLVAQITYFKCGGVSLGVGLHHYVVDGVSGLHFVNTWSDITRGLDVKFPPFFDRTLLRGRDPPRPTFDHIEFRPPPSLKISSNSTQSGLHDQNTSISTLKINPNQLNVLRTKFMEDGKSTVTYSTYEILSAHIWKCTCMARELLDDQETKLHIATDVRTRLDPPLPHGYFGNGILITTPIALAGELRSEPTRSAANRIRDALKRCDNEYVRSAIDYLELQNDLSALARGPNTFKCPNLAITSWVRLPIHEADFGWGRPFYMGPGRIAFEGLVYILPSPTNDRSLSVVLALQSQHMKPFEKLFYDKMIE, encoded by the exons ATGGTGATGATCAATGTGAAGGAAACAACGATGGTGAAACCAGCCGAAGAGACCCCTCGTCGTGGGATTTGGTTATCAAACGTGGACTTGGTAGTGTCCAACATGCACACTCCCACAGTTTATTTCTACAGGCCAACCGGCCATGGTTTCTTCGACTCCACCATTCTCAAGGAAGCACTCAGCAGAACTCTCGTCCATTTCTACCCTATAGCAGGTCGCTACCGGCGCAATGATAGCGGCCGAATTGAGATCCACTGTAATGGTGAGGGCGTTCTCTTTGTAGAGGCCGAGACCAGCTCTTGCATTGATGATTTTGGAGATTTCACAC CTCTTAACCTCCGCAAGCTTATTCCCACCGTTAATTACTCTGCTGGCATCAATTCCTTTCCCTTCTTGGTGGCTCAG ATCACATATTTTAAATGTGGAGGTGTGTCACTGGGTGTAGGTTTACACCATTATGTGGTAGACGGAGTTTCTGGCCTCCATTTTGTGAACACTTGGTCTGATATAACTCGAGGACTTGACGTCAAATTTCCACCATTCTTTGACAGGACATTGCTTCGAGGTCGAGACCCACCTCGGCCTACGTTTGACCACATCGAATTCCGACCTCCTCCATCACTGAAGATCAGCTCAAACTCTACCCAATCTGGTCTTCATGATCAGAACACATCAATCTCTACCCTCAAAATAAACCCAAACCAGCTAAATGTACTAAGAACCAAGTTTATGGAGGATGGGAAAAGTACAGTAACATATAGCACGTACGAGATATTGTCAGCTCATATTTGGAAATGCACGTGCATGGCACGTGAACTCCTTGATGATCAAGAAACCAAGCTACATATTGCCACGGATGTTAGGACCAGATTGGATCCACCACTCCCTCATGGTTACTTTGGAAACGGGATTTTAATAACCACACCAATTGCATTGGCCGGTGAGCTCCGATCGGAACCGACCCGATCCGCCGCGAATCGGATTCGCGATGCTTTGAAACGGTGTGACAATGAGTATGTGCGATCGGCAATTGACTATTTAGAGCTGCAAAATGACCTATCAGCCCTTGCTCGTGGGCCTAATACTTTCAAGTGTCCAAATCTTGCGATTACCAGTTGGGTAAGGTTGCCGATCCACGAGGCTGATTTTGGGTGGGGTAGGCCCTTTTACATGGGCCCTGGTAGGATTGCATTTGAAGGCCTAGTTTACATTCTGCCAAGCCCAACTAATGATAGAAGCTTGTCTGTGGTTCTTGCTTTGCAATCTCAACATATGAAACCTTTCGAGAAGTTGTTCTACGACAAAATGATAGAATAA
- the LOC125423002 gene encoding LOW QUALITY PROTEIN: shikimate O-hydroxycinnamoyltransferase (The sequence of the model RefSeq protein was modified relative to this genomic sequence to represent the inferred CDS: inserted 1 base in 1 codon) translates to MIIINVKETTMVKPGQXWMSNIDLVVPCFHTPSVHFYRSIRGVPNFCDHVTVFKQALSKALVPFYPAAGRLRCDNNGRIEINCNAEGVLLIQAETSSIIDDFGDFAPTPELEKLVPALDYSAGIHSFPLFAMQITSFKCGGVSIGVARHHYAADGWSGFHFVNTWSDMVRGCDQITTPPVIVLERTWLRARDKPQPTFDHIEYKLPPTLKTSSEKHQSESGHHCENETTMASIFKLTKDHLNRLKAKSKEDGSNNNNNKVGYYTTYEMLAGHVWRCTCKARDLPDDQETKLYLPVDGRFVK, encoded by the exons ATGATCATCATCAACGTGAAGGAGACAACAATGGTTAAGCCGGGGC TATGGATGTCTAACATAGACTTAGTAGTGCCCTGCTTTCACACTCCCAGCGTCCACTTCTATAGGTCCATCCGAGGAGTCCCAAACTTCTGCGACCACGTCACAGTCTTCAAGCAAGCTCTCAGCAAGGCCCTCGTCCCTTTTTACCCCGCAGCTGGCCGCCTGAGGTGTGATAACAACGGACGTATTGAGATCAACTGCAACGCAGAAGGCGTGTTGTTAATCCAAGCAGAGACCAGCTCCATCATTGACGATTTCGGCGACTTTGCGCCCACGCCTGAACTTGAGAAGCTCGTTCCGGCCCTTGACTATTCCGCTGGCATTCATTCCTTTCCCCTCTTTGCCATGCAG ATTACCAGCTTCAAATGTGGTGGTGTGTCAATTGGTGTGGCTAGGCACCACTACGCAGCTGATGGGTGGTCTGGTTTTCATTTTGTCAACACCTGGTCCGACATGGTTCGTGGTTGTGACCAAATCACAACCCCACCTGTAATTGTTTTAGAAAGGACTTGGCTTCGTGCACGAGACAAGCCCCAGCCGACATTCGACCACATCGAATACAAACTCCCTCCAACCTTAAAAACCAGCTCTGAAAAGCACCAATCTGAATCTGGTCATCACTGTGAAAATGAAACCACCATGGCTTCCATTTTCAAACTGACTAAGGACCACCTTAATAGACTCAAAGCCAAGTCTAAGGAAGATgggagtaataataataacaataaagttGGCTATTATACCACCTACGAGATGCTGGCTGGTCATGTTTGGAGATGCACTTGCAAGGCACGTGATCTTCCTGATGATCAAGAGACCAAATTATACCTCCCTGTCGATGgaaggtttgttaaataa